The Gemella haemolysans genome includes a region encoding these proteins:
- a CDS encoding dihydroorotase, with translation MLLLKNGKILENGVLVERDILVDDKKIVKISENIEENGAKVLDLEGKFVSPGFIDVHVHWREPGFEYKENIYHASRAAARGGFTTAMPMPNLNPVPDNYENLKLQLDIIERDSVIRAIPFGAITKGEEGKEYADFEELAEHVFAFSDDGRGVQDANMMYESMMVAAKLNKAIVAHCEDNSLIRGGCMHCGRRSRELDLPGIPSVCESVQIARDVLLAEAAGCHYHVCHVSTKESVRVVREAKAAGIKVTCEVCPHHLISDEMDIPEDNGMWKMNPPLRAREDRNALIAGLLDGTIDVIATDHAPHATHEKDLSMRKAAFGIVGSETAFSQLYTKFVKTGVFSLDLLVKLMTEKVADTFDLPYGRLEEGGFADLVVIDLEKSLKIDPEKFLSKGRNTPYVGEEIYGIPVLTLCEGQVAYKDSEVFEV, from the coding sequence ATGTTACTTTTAAAAAACGGTAAAATTTTAGAAAATGGTGTATTAGTAGAAAGAGATATTTTAGTTGATGATAAAAAAATAGTAAAAATCTCTGAGAACATTGAAGAAAATGGAGCAAAGGTATTAGACTTAGAAGGGAAATTCGTTTCACCAGGATTTATAGATGTTCACGTACACTGGAGAGAGCCAGGGTTTGAATACAAAGAAAACATTTATCATGCTTCAAGAGCAGCAGCTCGTGGTGGATTTACAACAGCAATGCCTATGCCAAACTTAAATCCAGTACCAGATAACTATGAGAACCTAAAATTACAATTAGATATTATCGAACGTGATTCAGTAATTAGAGCAATACCATTTGGAGCTATAACAAAAGGTGAAGAAGGAAAAGAATATGCTGATTTCGAAGAATTAGCTGAGCATGTGTTTGCCTTTAGTGATGACGGTAGAGGAGTACAAGATGCTAACATGATGTATGAATCTATGATGGTTGCTGCTAAATTAAATAAAGCAATCGTAGCTCACTGTGAAGATAACTCATTAATCCGCGGAGGGTGTATGCACTGTGGACGTAGAAGTCGTGAATTAGACTTACCAGGAATTCCTTCGGTATGTGAAAGTGTTCAGATTGCACGTGATGTTCTTTTAGCTGAAGCAGCAGGATGTCACTATCACGTTTGTCACGTATCTACTAAAGAATCAGTTAGGGTAGTAAGAGAAGCGAAGGCAGCAGGAATTAAAGTAACTTGTGAAGTGTGTCCTCACCACCTAATAAGTGATGAAATGGATATTCCAGAAGATAACGGAATGTGGAAGATGAATCCACCGCTAAGAGCACGTGAAGATAGAAATGCTCTAATCGCAGGTTTATTAGATGGAACAATCGACGTAATAGCAACAGACCACGCACCACACGCTACTCATGAGAAAGACTTATCGATGAGAAAAGCTGCATTTGGAATTGTTGGAAGTGAAACAGCATTCAGCCAACTTTATACGAAGTTTGTAAAAACAGGAGTATTCTCACTAGACTTATTAGTTAAATTAATGACAGAAAAAGTTGCAGATACTTTCGACTTACCATATGGGCGTTTAGAAGAAGGTGGATTTGCAGATTTAGTAGTAATCGACTTAGAAAAATCACTGAAAATTGATCCAGAAAAATTCTTATCTAAAGGTAGAAATACACCGTATGTAGGAGAAGAAATTTATGGAATACCAGTACTAACATTATGCGAAGGTCAAGTTGCATACAAAGATAGCGAAGTATTTGAAGTTTAA
- the carB gene encoding carbamoyl-phosphate synthase large subunit, which yields MPKRNDIKTILVIGSGPITIGQAAEFDYAGTQACLSLREEGYEVILVNSNPATIMTDKEIADKVYMEPLTLEFVSKIIRKERPDALLPTLGGQVGLNLAVELHKSGILDKYGVELLGTKLSSIEQAEDRELFRDLMNELNEPVPESAIITTLEEAREFVAEIGYPVIVRPAFTMGGTGGGICYDKKDLEEIVSSGLHYSPVTQCLLEKSIAGFKEIEYEVMRDSNDTAIVVCNMENIDPVGIHTGDSVVVAPSQTLTDREYHMLRNVSLKIIRALKIEGGCNVQLALDPNSFKYYIIEVNPRVSRSSALASKATGYPIAKIAAKIAVGLTLDEIINPVTQNSYACFEPTLDYVVSKIPRFPFDKFENADRKLGTQMKATGEVMAMGRTYEESLLKAIRSLEYGVHHLGLPNGDDFTLEEIIDKIKQAGDERLFFIGEALRRGQSTKDIHDITKIDMFFLEKMQNIIDIEHELKDNVGNIDLLEYAKKYGFSDKVIAHRWGMTEDDIYNLRQENKITPVFKMVDTCAAEFVSETPYFYSSYEQEQESIVSDKKKIVVLGSGPIRIGQGVEFDYATVHAVMAIKDAGYEAIIVNNNPETVSTDFTISDKLYFEPLTEEDVMAIINHENPLGVVVQFGGQTAINLAAKLEKHGVKILGTALEEIDNAEDRDKFEELLHKLDIPQPLGKTAFDVETAVKNAEEIGYPVLVRPSYVLGGRAMEIVYEEAELRRYMKTAVKLTPEHPVLTDRYLVGREIEVDAISDGETVIIPGIMEHIERAGVHSGDSIAVYPPQTLTEGEKAKLIEYTIKLAKGLNIVGLLNIQYVISKGEVFVLEVNPRSSRTVPFLSKITGVPMAKLAAGAIIGETLKSKGYETGLLPESENVYTKVPVFSFQKLKDVDTTLGPEMKSTGEVMGSDRTLEKSLYKGLLAAGIKVSDQGNILFTISDDDKEEALNIAKRFFGLGYNLLATEGTAKYLDEHGLRVTPVGKINQSEYSVLDAIYNGDVDVVVNTTSKDKDVTKDGFKIRRVASEQEVVCLTSLDTADALLKVLESISFDILPL from the coding sequence ATGCCAAAACGTAATGATATAAAAACAATACTAGTAATAGGATCTGGACCAATTACAATAGGTCAAGCAGCAGAGTTTGACTACGCTGGAACTCAAGCATGTCTATCTTTAAGAGAAGAAGGATATGAAGTAATCTTAGTTAACTCTAACCCAGCAACAATTATGACTGATAAAGAAATCGCAGATAAAGTTTATATGGAACCTTTAACTCTTGAGTTTGTAAGTAAAATTATCAGAAAAGAAAGACCCGATGCATTACTTCCAACATTAGGAGGACAAGTAGGTCTTAACCTTGCGGTTGAACTTCATAAAAGTGGAATCTTAGATAAATATGGAGTGGAATTATTAGGAACGAAATTAAGTTCAATCGAACAAGCAGAAGATAGAGAATTATTCCGTGACCTTATGAACGAACTAAATGAACCAGTTCCGGAATCAGCAATTATAACAACTTTAGAAGAAGCGAGAGAATTTGTTGCTGAAATAGGTTACCCAGTAATCGTTCGTCCTGCCTTCACTATGGGAGGAACAGGTGGAGGTATCTGTTACGATAAAAAAGATTTAGAAGAAATTGTAAGTAGTGGATTACATTATTCACCAGTTACTCAATGTTTATTAGAAAAATCTATCGCAGGATTTAAAGAGATTGAATATGAAGTAATGCGTGACTCTAACGATACAGCGATTGTTGTATGTAACATGGAAAACATTGACCCTGTAGGGATTCACACAGGGGACTCAGTAGTAGTAGCACCTTCTCAAACATTAACAGACAGAGAGTACCACATGCTACGTAATGTATCATTAAAAATTATTAGAGCTTTAAAAATTGAAGGTGGATGTAATGTACAACTTGCACTTGATCCAAATTCATTCAAATACTATATTATCGAGGTTAACCCAAGGGTATCACGTTCATCAGCTCTAGCTTCAAAAGCAACAGGATATCCAATCGCGAAAATCGCAGCGAAAATTGCAGTAGGATTAACTCTTGATGAAATAATAAACCCAGTTACACAAAACTCATATGCTTGTTTCGAACCAACGCTTGACTATGTAGTAAGTAAAATTCCACGTTTCCCATTTGATAAATTTGAAAATGCAGATAGAAAACTAGGAACACAAATGAAAGCCACTGGTGAAGTAATGGCGATGGGTAGAACTTATGAAGAAAGTTTACTAAAAGCTATCCGTTCATTAGAATATGGAGTGCACCATCTTGGATTACCTAATGGAGATGATTTCACATTAGAAGAAATTATTGATAAGATTAAACAAGCCGGAGATGAAAGATTATTCTTCATCGGAGAAGCGTTAAGACGTGGACAAAGCACAAAAGATATTCACGATATTACAAAAATTGACATGTTCTTCTTAGAAAAAATGCAAAATATCATCGATATCGAACATGAATTAAAAGACAATGTTGGAAATATTGATTTACTAGAATATGCTAAAAAATACGGATTCTCTGATAAGGTAATTGCGCATAGATGGGGAATGACAGAAGACGATATCTACAACCTTCGTCAAGAAAATAAAATTACGCCAGTATTCAAAATGGTTGATACTTGTGCAGCTGAGTTTGTTTCAGAAACTCCATACTTCTACTCAAGTTATGAACAAGAACAAGAATCAATCGTTAGCGATAAGAAAAAAATTGTTGTACTAGGATCTGGTCCTATCCGAATTGGACAAGGGGTAGAGTTCGACTACGCAACAGTACACGCAGTAATGGCAATTAAAGATGCTGGTTATGAAGCAATTATTGTTAACAACAACCCAGAAACAGTTTCTACAGACTTTACAATCTCTGATAAACTGTACTTCGAGCCACTAACTGAAGAAGATGTAATGGCGATAATAAATCACGAAAATCCACTTGGAGTTGTAGTTCAATTCGGTGGGCAAACAGCGATCAACCTAGCGGCTAAATTAGAAAAACACGGTGTGAAAATTCTAGGTACTGCCTTAGAAGAAATTGATAATGCAGAAGATAGAGATAAATTTGAAGAACTATTACATAAACTAGATATACCACAACCGCTAGGAAAAACTGCTTTTGATGTAGAAACAGCAGTTAAGAATGCTGAAGAAATCGGATATCCTGTATTAGTAAGACCATCATACGTACTTGGTGGACGAGCTATGGAAATAGTTTATGAAGAAGCTGAACTACGTCGTTACATGAAAACAGCGGTAAAACTTACACCAGAACACCCAGTACTAACTGACAGATATTTAGTTGGGCGTGAGATAGAAGTGGATGCCATTAGTGACGGTGAAACGGTAATTATTCCAGGTATTATGGAGCACATCGAAAGAGCAGGAGTTCACTCAGGAGACTCAATAGCAGTATATCCACCTCAAACATTAACAGAAGGTGAAAAAGCTAAGTTAATAGAATATACAATTAAATTAGCAAAAGGATTAAACATCGTTGGATTATTAAATATCCAATATGTAATAAGTAAAGGGGAAGTATTCGTATTAGAAGTTAACCCACGAAGCTCAAGAACTGTACCGTTCTTAAGTAAGATTACAGGAGTACCAATGGCAAAACTTGCTGCTGGAGCTATAATTGGAGAAACACTTAAATCTAAAGGATATGAAACAGGATTATTACCAGAATCAGAGAATGTGTACACTAAAGTACCGGTGTTTAGTTTCCAAAAACTAAAAGACGTAGATACTACTCTTGGACCTGAGATGAAATCAACTGGAGAAGTAATGGGAAGTGATAGAACTCTAGAAAAATCACTATACAAAGGACTTCTTGCAGCAGGAATCAAAGTAAGTGATCAAGGAAATATCTTATTCACAATTAGTGACGATGATAAAGAAGAAGCATTAAATATAGCAAAACGATTCTTCGGTTTAGGATACAACCTATTAGCTACAGAAGGAACAGCCAAGTACTTAGATGAGCACGGATTAAGAGTGACTCCAGTAGGAAAAATTAATCAAAGTGAGTACAGTGTACTTGACGCTATATATAATGGAGATGTTGATGTAGTAGTAAATACTACTTCAAAAGATAAAGATGTAACAAAAGACGGATTCAAGATTCGCCGTGTAGCGAGTGAGCAAGAGGTTGTATGTTTAACATCATTAGATACAGCAGATGCGCTACTAAAAGTTTTAGAATCAATCTCATTTGATATATTACCACTATAA
- a CDS encoding aspartate carbamoyltransferase catalytic subunit, with protein MRNIVKMSDLTNEEVYQLIERALELKNGKQVEPREDLYVANLFFENSTRTKHSFEVAEHKHRLNVINFEVSTSSVNKGETLYDTCKTLEMLGCNMLVIRHGQDAYYNELTNLNIPILSGGDGSGEHPSQCLLDLMTMYEKFGTFENLNVIIAGDIKNSRVARSNYNMLTRLGARVRFVCPDIFKDETLGEVVDFDKVVGEVDVCMLLRVQHERHDSKMGLSKDEYHNNFGLTKERYERLKESAIVMHPAPVNRDMEIASELVEAPKSVIFEQMKNGMFMRQAMIEKIIKDNNL; from the coding sequence ATGAGAAATATAGTAAAAATGTCAGACTTAACAAATGAAGAAGTTTATCAACTGATAGAAAGAGCTTTAGAGTTGAAAAATGGTAAACAAGTAGAGCCAAGAGAAGACTTATATGTAGCAAACTTATTCTTTGAAAACTCAACTAGAACGAAACATAGTTTTGAGGTAGCTGAGCACAAACACAGATTAAATGTTATAAACTTCGAGGTTTCAACTTCATCAGTAAATAAAGGTGAAACTTTATATGATACTTGTAAAACATTAGAGATGTTAGGTTGTAACATGTTGGTTATTAGGCATGGTCAAGACGCTTACTACAATGAGCTGACAAACTTAAATATTCCGATTTTAAGCGGAGGAGATGGTAGTGGAGAACATCCAAGTCAATGTTTACTTGATCTTATGACAATGTATGAGAAGTTCGGAACGTTTGAAAATCTTAATGTAATCATTGCAGGGGATATTAAAAATTCTCGTGTAGCAAGAAGTAATTACAACATGCTTACTAGATTAGGAGCAAGGGTAAGATTTGTTTGTCCTGATATTTTTAAAGACGAGACACTTGGAGAAGTAGTAGACTTTGATAAAGTAGTTGGAGAAGTTGATGTTTGTATGTTATTAAGAGTTCAACATGAAAGACATGACTCTAAGATGGGACTAAGTAAAGATGAATACCATAATAACTTTGGATTAACTAAAGAGCGCTATGAAAGATTAAAAGAATCTGCAATAGTGATGCATCCAGCCCCTGTTAATAGAGATATGGAAATAGCTTCGGAACTAGTTGAAGCACCTAAATCGGTAATCTTTGAACAGATGAAAAATGGAATGTTCATGAGACAGGCAATGATAGAAAAAATAATTAAAGATAATAATTTATAA
- a CDS encoding ATP-binding cassette domain-containing protein, with translation MQILNIKNIEFEKQGKILFKIEKLSINTGDIIGLIGKNGSGKTTLLKHIDDLLKDENNISLELLEFGENSLLKKSGGEVVVNKIRSGLLSNVDLYLLDEPSTYLDYNNANKIANLIKRTPATFCIASHDRNFLNNVCTKLWIIENKTVREFNGNYQEYKLQEEIETTEYEAELQKYNKETKKIKKSIQEMREEQGKKSGKPKNMSGSDYRIISVKNKISKNQKRLQKKISRQEDKLESNIKPKPLKDKYDIEFLEIFKETHKKNFCIDEKNCEIDGKFLWNSPGFTFASGDKILIKGINGSGKTTFLNYVKESIPNSLQVAYFEQNGFDTFKEEKTLFEFVKESTSLNDIELRNILALLNFRGDDINKKIEVLSKGEKVKLYFVSLLFRNTDVLLLDEITNFLDVVAIEAVEKILKKYPGILIMVSHDMEFIDNVATKVINISNKEVLKFE, from the coding sequence ATGCAAATATTAAATATTAAAAACATAGAGTTTGAAAAACAAGGGAAGATATTATTTAAAATCGAAAAATTGAGTATAAATACTGGTGACATTATTGGTTTAATAGGGAAAAATGGTTCAGGGAAGACAACTCTGTTAAAACATATAGATGACTTGCTTAAAGATGAAAATAACATTTCTTTGGAGCTTTTAGAATTTGGAGAAAATTCTCTTCTTAAAAAAAGTGGTGGAGAAGTTGTTGTAAACAAGATTAGAAGTGGTTTATTATCGAATGTTGATCTATATTTACTTGACGAGCCTTCAACATACTTAGATTATAATAATGCTAACAAAATAGCTAATCTTATAAAAAGAACTCCAGCAACTTTTTGTATTGCAAGTCACGATAGAAATTTCTTAAATAATGTTTGTACAAAGTTATGGATAATTGAAAATAAAACTGTAAGGGAGTTTAATGGAAATTATCAGGAGTACAAGCTTCAAGAAGAAATTGAGACTACTGAGTATGAAGCCGAACTGCAAAAGTATAATAAAGAAACTAAGAAGATAAAGAAAAGCATTCAAGAGATGAGAGAGGAACAGGGGAAAAAATCTGGAAAGCCAAAGAACATGAGTGGATCAGATTATAGAATTATAAGTGTAAAAAATAAAATTTCAAAAAACCAAAAGAGATTACAGAAGAAAATATCAAGGCAAGAAGATAAACTAGAATCTAATATTAAACCTAAACCGTTAAAAGATAAATATGATATTGAGTTTTTAGAAATATTTAAGGAAACTCATAAGAAGAATTTTTGTATTGATGAGAAAAATTGTGAAATAGATGGAAAGTTTCTTTGGAACTCACCTGGTTTTACTTTTGCTAGTGGTGATAAGATTTTAATTAAAGGAATAAACGGTTCGGGGAAAACTACTTTTCTAAATTATGTGAAGGAGTCCATTCCGAATTCCTTGCAAGTAGCATATTTTGAACAAAATGGATTTGATACTTTTAAGGAAGAAAAAACATTGTTTGAATTTGTTAAAGAATCAACTTCACTAAATGATATAGAACTTAGAAATATACTAGCCTTACTAAATTTTAGAGGAGATGATATAAATAAAAAGATAGAAGTCTTAAGCAAAGGGGAGAAAGTTAAACTTTATTTCGTAAGCTTACTTTTTAGAAATACAGATGTACTGTTATTAGATGAGATAACTAATTTTTTAGATGTTGTTGCGATAGAAGCGGTAGAGAAGATATTAAAGAAATATCCTGGTATTCTGATTATGGTTAGTCACGATATGGAATTTATTGATAATGTTGCAACGAAGGTTATAAACATCTCGAACAAAGAAGTTTTAAAATTTGAGTAA
- a CDS encoding dihydroorotate dehydrogenase has protein sequence MSERLRVKLPGLDLKNPVMPASGCFAFGLEYANFYDLSRLGAIMIKAATKEPRFGNPTPRVAETSSGMLNAIGLQNPGVHEILETKLKELEKYDVPIIANVAGSEIDDYVYVAEHISKAPNVHALELNISCPNVKHGGIQFGTDPETAKNLTRKVKEVSSVPVYVKLSPNVTDIVAMAKAVEEGGADGITMINTLVGVRLDKKTGKPIIANVTGGLSGPAVKPVAIRMVYQVSQAVNIPIIGMGGIMDEWDVIDFISAGASAVAVGTANFADPYACPKIIDKLEATLDELGVEHILELRGRAYK, from the coding sequence ATGAGCGAAAGATTACGAGTAAAATTACCAGGATTAGATTTGAAAAATCCTGTAATGCCAGCATCAGGCTGCTTTGCATTTGGTTTAGAATATGCTAACTTTTATGATTTAAGTAGACTAGGGGCAATCATGATTAAGGCAGCCACTAAAGAACCACGTTTTGGAAATCCTACACCACGTGTCGCTGAAACTTCCAGTGGAATGTTGAATGCAATAGGTCTACAAAATCCTGGGGTTCATGAGATATTGGAAACTAAATTAAAAGAATTAGAAAAATATGATGTTCCTATTATTGCTAATGTGGCAGGAAGTGAGATAGATGATTATGTTTATGTAGCAGAGCATATTAGCAAAGCACCGAATGTTCATGCATTAGAGTTAAATATATCTTGTCCTAATGTAAAACATGGAGGGATTCAGTTCGGAACAGATCCAGAAACAGCTAAAAACTTAACTAGAAAAGTCAAAGAAGTATCGAGTGTACCTGTTTATGTGAAACTTTCACCTAATGTTACAGATATTGTAGCTATGGCAAAAGCTGTAGAAGAAGGTGGAGCTGATGGTATTACAATGATAAATACTCTAGTAGGTGTAAGGCTAGATAAAAAGACTGGAAAACCAATTATAGCGAATGTAACTGGAGGACTTTCTGGACCTGCGGTAAAACCTGTAGCTATAAGAATGGTTTATCAAGTAAGCCAGGCTGTAAACATTCCTATTATAGGTATGGGAGGAATTATGGATGAGTGGGATGTAATTGACTTTATCTCTGCTGGAGCGAGTGCAGTAGCAGTAGGCACAGCGAATTTTGCAGATCCATATGCTTGTCCAAAAATTATTGATAAATTAGAAGCGACACTTGATGAATTAGGAGTAGAACATATACTGGAACTTCGTGGTCGTGCATATAAATAA
- a CDS encoding dihydroorotate dehydrogenase electron transfer subunit — translation MDTYLATVISNEQVADKIFRIELQGDVVKEMNTPGQFVNIKVSNSYEFLLRRPISICEINKEKNTFVMVYRADGAGTKKISELEAGNLVDVLGPLGKGYDVYTLEKGQTALLVGGGIGVPPLYELAKQFRKQGVNTVHILGFNNVKDVFYEEKFAELGTTYVATADGSYGEKGFVTDVIKNYEVDYDKYYSCGPFAMLKALTKMDEEKMGYISLEERMACGVGACYACVCEKIDGSISRVCYDGPVYDSKEIAL, via the coding sequence ATGGATACTTATTTAGCAACAGTTATCAGTAATGAACAAGTAGCAGATAAAATATTTAGAATTGAACTGCAAGGAGATGTAGTTAAAGAAATGAATACACCAGGACAATTCGTAAATATTAAAGTAAGTAACAGTTATGAGTTTTTATTAAGAAGACCAATTTCAATTTGTGAAATTAATAAAGAAAAAAATACATTTGTGATGGTCTACAGAGCAGATGGAGCAGGTACTAAAAAGATCTCAGAATTAGAAGCAGGTAATTTAGTAGACGTATTAGGACCATTAGGAAAAGGATATGATGTTTATACACTAGAAAAAGGGCAAACTGCATTGCTAGTAGGTGGAGGAATTGGAGTTCCACCATTATATGAGTTAGCAAAGCAATTTAGAAAACAAGGGGTAAACACAGTACATATTTTAGGTTTTAATAATGTGAAAGATGTGTTTTATGAAGAAAAATTTGCAGAGCTTGGTACAACTTATGTTGCTACGGCTGATGGAAGTTATGGAGAAAAAGGTTTTGTTACTGATGTTATAAAAAATTATGAAGTTGACTATGATAAGTATTATAGTTGTGGTCCATTTGCTATGTTAAAAGCATTGACTAAAATGGATGAAGAAAAAATGGGGTATATTTCTCTAGAAGAGAGAATGGCTTGTGGAGTAGGTGCATGTTACGCATGTGTTTGTGAAAAAATTGATGGTTCTATCTCACGAGTGTGTTACGATGGACCTGTATATGATTCGAAAGAAATAGCATTATAG
- the pyrF gene encoding orotidine-5'-phosphate decarboxylase gives MNKDVIIALDFPTLEDTLNFLEKFGEEKLFVKVGMELYLQNGPVVIEKIKELGHKIFLDLKLHDIPNTVYGATKGLAKFKVDILTVHAAGGYEMLKAAKRGMVEGGSGDTNVIAITQLTSTSEEAMKEEQLIAVSLEESVINYAKLAKRAGLDGVVSSVWEARLIRENCGDNFLKVTPGIRLETDEVGDQKRVATPTVANEEGSTHIVVGRSITKSENPLEVYKVIKSQFVK, from the coding sequence ATGAATAAAGATGTAATAATAGCGTTAGACTTTCCAACTTTGGAAGATACTTTAAATTTTTTAGAAAAATTTGGTGAAGAAAAATTATTTGTAAAAGTAGGGATGGAATTATACCTACAAAATGGACCTGTTGTTATTGAAAAAATTAAAGAATTAGGGCACAAGATATTCTTAGATCTTAAATTACATGATATTCCTAATACAGTTTATGGTGCGACAAAAGGATTAGCAAAATTCAAAGTTGATATTCTTACTGTTCATGCGGCAGGTGGCTATGAAATGCTAAAAGCAGCAAAAAGAGGAATGGTTGAAGGTGGCAGTGGAGATACTAATGTAATAGCAATAACACAATTAACTTCAACATCTGAAGAAGCGATGAAAGAAGAACAACTAATTGCTGTATCTCTAGAAGAGAGTGTAATTAATTATGCTAAACTAGCTAAAAGAGCAGGACTTGATGGAGTAGTTTCATCAGTTTGGGAAGCAAGATTAATTAGAGAAAACTGTGGAGATAACTTCTTAAAAGTAACTCCAGGAATAAGATTAGAAACAGATGAAGTAGGAGATCAAAAACGTGTAGCGACTCCAACTGTTGCTAATGAAGAAGGAAGTACACACATCGTAGTTGGGCGTTCTATAACTAAATCAGAAAATCCACTTGAAGTTTATAAAGTAATAAAAAGTCAATTCGTAAAATAA
- the pyrR gene encoding bifunctional pyr operon transcriptional regulator/uracil phosphoribosyltransferase PyrR, producing MKKRILFDETMISRMITRIANEIIEQNKLDDIVLVGIQTRGIHIAKRLKQKIKEIENTNIPVETLDIKFYRDDLEKISDEPEIKVPRFKLDLTNKVVIIVDDVLYTGRTVRAAIDAIMDASRPKAIRLAILVDRGHRELPIRADHIGKNIPTSRKENVKVHLNEVDDVEEILLI from the coding sequence ATGAAAAAACGAATTCTTTTCGACGAAACAATGATTTCTAGAATGATTACTAGAATTGCGAATGAAATTATCGAACAAAATAAATTAGATGATATTGTTTTAGTAGGTATTCAAACAAGAGGGATTCATATCGCCAAAAGATTGAAACAAAAAATCAAAGAAATTGAAAATACTAATATTCCAGTAGAAACACTTGATATAAAATTTTATCGTGATGATTTAGAAAAAATAAGTGACGAACCTGAAATAAAAGTTCCACGTTTTAAACTTGATTTGACAAACAAAGTTGTAATTATTGTAGATGATGTTCTGTATACAGGAAGAACGGTTAGAGCAGCGATAGATGCCATAATGGATGCGAGTCGTCCAAAAGCAATTCGTCTTGCGATTCTTGTAGACAGAGGACATAGAGAACTGCCAATTAGAGCAGATCATATTGGAAAAAATATTCCTACTTCAAGAAAAGAAAATGTAAAAGTTCATTTAAATGAAGTAGATGATGTTGAAGAAATATTATTAATTTAA
- the carA gene encoding glutamine-hydrolyzing carbamoyl-phosphate synthase small subunit has protein sequence MYSYDRQLILEDGTVYKGYGFGANRALAGEVVFNTGMTGYQETLSDPSYNGQIVTFTYPLIGNYGINRDDFETINPSIKGLIVREVCKKPSNFRTEYSLDEVLKELNIPGISGIDTRSLTRKIREHGTIKGIITDLCMDPEEQLENLRKTDLPTNQIEQVSTQKAFLSSGNGYRVVLVDFGMKSGILRELNERNCDIVVVPHNVTAAEIFRLNPDGIMLSNGPGDPEDVPETIEMLKEVMPKIPIFGICMGHQLISLACGAKTYKLKFGHRGANHPVKNLITGKVDITSQNHGFSVDIESLKDTDLELTHLSVNDKTCEGVRHKKYPVFSVQYHPEASPGPHDPNYLFDQFIDYMREFKENK, from the coding sequence ATGTACAGTTACGATAGACAACTAATTTTAGAAGATGGAACAGTATATAAAGGATATGGATTCGGTGCAAATAGAGCACTTGCGGGAGAAGTAGTATTTAATACAGGTATGACGGGTTATCAAGAAACTCTTTCAGACCCATCATACAATGGACAAATAGTAACATTTACTTATCCATTAATCGGGAATTACGGTATCAACAGAGATGACTTTGAAACAATTAATCCGAGTATTAAAGGACTTATCGTTAGGGAAGTTTGTAAAAAACCTTCTAACTTTAGAACAGAGTATAGTTTAGATGAGGTGTTAAAAGAACTTAATATCCCAGGTATATCAGGAATTGATACACGTAGTTTAACAAGAAAAATAAGAGAACACGGTACAATCAAAGGGATAATCACTGACCTTTGCATGGATCCAGAAGAACAATTAGAAAATCTTAGAAAAACTGACTTACCAACGAACCAAATTGAACAAGTTTCAACTCAAAAAGCTTTCTTATCTTCAGGAAATGGATATAGAGTAGTACTAGTAGACTTTGGTATGAAATCAGGGATACTAAGAGAACTTAATGAACGTAATTGTGATATCGTTGTTGTACCTCATAACGTAACTGCTGCGGAAATTTTCAGACTCAACCCAGATGGAATTATGTTAAGTAATGGACCTGGGGATCCAGAAGATGTACCAGAAACAATTGAGATGCTTAAAGAAGTTATGCCAAAAATTCCAATTTTTGGAATTTGTATGGGACACCAACTTATTTCATTAGCATGCGGAGCGAAAACATATAAACTTAAATTCGGGCACCGTGGAGCTAATCATCCAGTTAAAAACTTAATAACAGGAAAAGTTGATATTACTTCACAAAACCATGGTTTCAGTGTAGATATTGAATCATTAAAAGATACAGATTTAGAGCTTACACACCTATCAGTAAATGATAAAACATGTGAAGGGGTACGTCATAAAAAATACCCAGTATTTTCAGTACAATACCACCCAGAAGCATCACCAGGACCACATGATCCTAACTACTTATTCGATCAGTTTATAGATTATATGAGAGAATTTAAAGAAAACAAATAG